TTCTTTAGAAAAATCTATTTCAACATTTCTATATTGACGATAATTTTTAATATTAACTTTATCTAAAATCATTGTATCACTTAATCAATATAATTATTAATTATTTCATCATATTTATCAGTATAATTCCTAGAATTTTCTTTTTCTCTTTTAAATTCTAACATTAATGCTTGAATTAAAAAATTTTTAATATTTTCATCATAATTAGAACTTTTTATATAATCTATTAAATCTTTATTGATTTTCAAAGTCATATTAATCACATATATAATTTTTTAATAATTTTAAACATTTACCACAAATTCGATGCATTGTTATCAAATTTCAAATATCTTTTTACTTATTTTTTCATAATATTAAAAATAAAAATAAAAAAATTAGAAAAAACTATTTCCTTCGGAGTTTTAGAATGTCTATCTCTGAATGTGTACCCCATCTCATTGGAATATCCATAGAACCTACACCAGGAGTAACATTTAAATATTTATTTCTACCATCTAATGTTTCTTTATATAAACCTAGATTATAATGATTATACACCAGATTACCAAACCACTTTATAGGATAAAACTGTCCACCATGTGTATGGCCAGATAACTGTATATCAAATCCTAGTTTTGAAAACTCCCCCCAATTATATGGTACATGGAATACTAAAATATTTACCAAATCATCAGATATTGATTCTTCCAATTCCTCCCTACTTGGATACTCAATATCACCAAAACTATAGCTTAAACCATAGATATTTAAATCCTTATATTGCACTGAATCATTTTCAAGTATATGTACCCCTGCTTTTTTTAATGCCCTGTGAACATTATCTATTCCAGGATAGTAATCATGATTTCCTGAGGTGAACACTATTGGAGTTTTAACCTCACTAAGTGCCATGAAATCATCCTCCTCCACTATACATGATCCATCGGCAATATCTCCAGATACAATTATAATATCCACATCCGGAATCTCATTTAACCTATCTCTAAGATTTATAAGAAGTTTTTTATGTCTTACTGAACCAAAGTGTATATCTGATATATGTACTATATTGATATCCTCTTTGATATTATCTAATTTTAGGATATAATCATTAAAGACGATATGATGAGCATTATAATATGCATATGCCCCAATTAGAATGATTATTAAATATATTATACTAATTACATTAGTGGGAATATGTATAAATACATCTATAATGTATATTCCAGTTGTGCTTATTAGAAGCATTACAATAAACCATTCCCATACACCGAATATTCTTGTAATAAATCTGGATATTATCCTTGATTTTTTCTCTTCAAAAAGCATAGGGACGGTTTGCATTAGTCCAAGAATTACTGTAATACAAAATGTATACCAATCATTTACTCCACCATACAATAAGAAAATGTATTTCAATAGGAAAAATTCAAGTAGCATCCATATAGGTGTTGAAAATAATACTCGTTTTGTTCTATGACTCAAGATTTATGCCTCATTTATTAATTTAAATTATAGTTTAGTTGATTATTATAATATAATTAATCATTACTTTTATTATATTAATTAAATTGATGGATTATTTACATAATATATTATTTGATACAATAACGATTATCAAACTAATATACAAAATCATGGAATACAATATCTGATACAATAAATAACGATTATCAAACTAATATACAAAATCATGGAATGCAATAAATAAAAATTTCACTTAATATATTTAATCATTTAATAAACATTAAAATATGATAGTATGACATTAAATAATGGCATAATAATTTAAACAATGATTATACATCAGATAATATATTAAATTAAAGATAATTAAATCAAAATAATAAGAATTTAATCAAAATTTATTAAATATAATATAATTAAATTTCAAATAATTTAAAACTTTTTATTAATGAAATCTCCTTTAAACTAAATAACTTTCAAATAAATTTAAAGCATTAATTCCATTTAAAAATTCCATGTTTCTTTTAAATATAAAAATACTAAAAATAGTTAGTTTTCAGTAAAATAAAAAAAAGTAATTAGGATTAAAAAATCCTAATTAAAAAGTGTTTAATTGTTTTCTAATGCCCAATATATATTTAATCTTAATAATAAACAATTACACCAATTCTTTCCAGTACAATACCCAATTAACTAATCATTAGTAACTATCTAATTTTTTCCAGTACAATACTAAAATTAAACTAATCTACCATTAGTAAATTATTTAGCTTTTTCTTCTAGGTATAAATACACAAGAGAGTAATGTAATGATTAAAACGATTATAGGAATACCAGTAACAGGACTATTTTCAACAAAAATAGCTGCATTATTCTTATTTAAGCTATTTTCATTATAATCATCACCAATATTACTGTTATTGTTTGCCTTATTATTATCTGCTTTATTGGTATTATTAGTATTATTGGTATTATTGGTATTGTTTGTTCTATTGGTGTCATTTGATATGACTTGGACTTCTGTACTATTAATTGCAATATTGTTAATCTCATGAGTATTAACAACTATAGTATTAATGAAATTACCTTCTTTTATTGCTTTAAAGTATAAAGTTATATTAGCAGTTTGATTAGGTTCTAAATTATTAGAATAATAAAATACATTATTATTCATAGTCCAATTATCACCAATAAACTTAATAAACCTTAAATTTTCTGGAATATTCTCTTTAAAGTAGACTTTAGTAAGATTATAATCACCAATATTTTTAACCACAATAATATATGAAAGTTCATCACCTAATTTAACAGCAGTAAGGTTTGGAGTTTTATTTATAAAAATTTTTGCTTCAAATATAGGTAACTCTAAAGTCTGATAATCAATAGTAGCATATAATGTGTTATTTGTAGTACTTTTAGAATATAATGTATTTAATTTATTATCTACCAAAGCCCCGATTTCAGGATCATACACACCAGTTTTTGCAGTGAAACTTACATTACGTATTGGTAAATACTGGTTAAAACCATTAATATTTTTACCATCAGTATATTGGGTTAAACCAGCGGTTAAATTATATGTATTATCAACAAACATAACTGTTTCATTACTTACAAAGGTCATTAAAACCCAATTATGATTAACAATACCATTTTCACTATTATTGGTATATCTGTCAATTGGATTTTTATTAGAACCCCACCAGTTATAGGTCAAATTAACACTATTTTCCCAATAACCATTGCTAACAACATCATGGTTATCATTATCAGGATTATCTATAATAACACAGTTACTAATGTTACCACCACATATACTTATAGCACCTGCTTTAGGAGCGGTGTTGTTAATGAATATATTGCCTTCTATGATATCGATACCATAGTTATATTCTCCTTGTTTATTACAAGAGATTGCACCAGCTTCTGAACGTGCAGAGTTATTAACAAATGTGGAATTATATATTCTACCAAGATCCTCATCAGAGATATATATTGCTCCAGCTTCTTCTGCAGTATTATTATAGAATGTAGAATTAATTACAGTAAAATAATGATAACCATATGGTGTGTGGGAAATAGCACCACCTTGTCTAGATGCAGTACAATTAATGAATCTTGAAGATCTGACTGTAACATTAACATTAATACCATTATTAAGTATTGCACCACCA
This Methanobrevibacter wolinii SH DNA region includes the following protein-coding sequences:
- a CDS encoding DUF11 domain-containing protein produces the protein MLKKKLILIASIILLFSLCLLSVSATDSILLNGTDSYSDGIQSSNLDLNNNSNIADNYNTKLNSGDGSQIILNDNGNGGSFSDLQKLIDSNTNGTIDLDRDYKYTENDNLPNGITIKGKTLVINGNGHTLDGSNLARIFNISDSSLELNDLKLINGMNNESGTAIFANNSKLNIDGCSFNNNTVNINLVNYTKFLSVNGGTIHLLDSTANINNSNFTNSNVNFSADDNYKNNAAVNGGGIFSKDSNLNISNCLFNDNHLISNYTHVVFSGSAICTDGNINTTIVDSNFTNNNCSYGTIDDASENLIINNCLFNNNYANDEGSDIYLESNVYNTTISNSKFINSHSESDGGSIYTYGSTEDGSMIFNNCSFINTSSGDDGGAVFINSETIILDFNNCSFINTSASGGGAIWYDDGTASNVNNCTFINCTALTYDGGAILNNGINVNVTVRSSRFINCTASRQGGAISHTPYGYHYFTVINSTFYNNTAEEAGAIYISDEDLGRIYNSTFVNNSARSEAGAISCNKQGEYNYGIDIIEGNIFINNTAPKAGAISICGGNISNCVIIDNPDNDNHDVVSNGYWENSVNLTYNWWGSNKNPIDRYTNNSENGIVNHNWVLMTFVSNETVMFVDNTYNLTAGLTQYTDGKNINGFNQYLPIRNVSFTAKTGVYDPEIGALVDNKLNTLYSKSTTNNTLYATIDYQTLELPIFEAKIFINKTPNLTAVKLGDELSYIIVVKNIGDYNLTKVYFKENIPENLRFIKFIGDNWTMNNNVFYYSNNLEPNQTANITLYFKAIKEGNFINTIVVNTHEINNIAINSTEVQVISNDTNRTNNTNNTNNTNNTNKADNNKANNNSNIGDDYNENSLNKNNAAIFVENSPVTGIPIIVLIITLLSCVFIPRRKS
- a CDS encoding metallophosphoesterase, encoding MLLEFFLLKYIFLLYGGVNDWYTFCITVILGLMQTVPMLFEEKKSRIISRFITRIFGVWEWFIVMLLISTTGIYIIDVFIHIPTNVISIIYLIIILIGAYAYYNAHHIVFNDYILKLDNIKEDINIVHISDIHFGSVRHKKLLINLRDRLNEIPDVDIIIVSGDIADGSCIVEEDDFMALSEVKTPIVFTSGNHDYYPGIDNVHRALKKAGVHILENDSVQYKDLNIYGLSYSFGDIEYPSREELEESISDDLVNILVFHVPYNWGEFSKLGFDIQLSGHTHGGQFYPIKWFGNLVYNHYNLGLYKETLDGRNKYLNVTPGVGSMDIPMRWGTHSEIDILKLRRK